The Streptomyces sp. NBC_01298 genome contains the following window.
GGTCTTCTCGGTCATCAGCGGCTCCGATCCCAACTGGCCCTGGATCCCCGCCACCTTCTTCTCGTACCTCGCGACGGTGACGCTGGTGGCGATGCGGTCGAGTCCCCGGACGGCCGGCTGGATGTGGGTGGTCACGCTGTCGATCGGCATCGGGACGTCCATCGTCCTCGGTCACGGCCAGAGCATCAACGTCGGCCCGATGGCCTTCGCCTCGGCGCTCGCCCTGCTGGCGGTGAGCATCCGCAACATCCGCAAGCAGGCGGAGCAGGAGGTCACCGCACAGCAGGAGGTCACCGCCGTCGAGCGGGACCGGCGTACCTTGCTGGAGGAGCGGACCACGATCGCGCGGGAGCTCCACGACGTGGTCGCGCACCACATGTCGGTGGTGGCCATCCAGGCGGAGGCCGCGCCCTACCGGGTGAAGAACCCGCCGCCGGAGCTGGAGGCCGCGTTCGTCACCATCCGGGAGAACGCGGTGGCGGCCCTGACCGAGCTGCGCCGGGTGCTGGGCGTCGTCCGCTCCGCCGACTACGAGGCGCCGGACGCCCCGCAGCCGACACTGGCCTCGCTGGACGGGCTGTTGGCCAATGTGCGGGAGGCCGGGCTGAGCGTGGACAAGACCGTGACGGGCGCGGTGCGCGAACTGCCGCCGGGCGTGGAGCTGTCGGCCTACCGGATCATCCAGGAGGCCCTGAGCAACACCCTGCGGCACGCTCCGGGCGCGAGCGCCGGGGTCGAGGTCTCGTACGTGCTGGGCGGGCTGGGCCTGCGCATCGTCAACGAGGCCGGCACCGGGGACGTGCGGCCCTCGCCGGGGGCCGGGCAGGGGGTCACCGGGATGCGCGAGCGGGTGGCCATGCTGGAAGGGGAGATGACCGCCGGGGAGCTGGCCTCCGGGGGGTTCGAGGTGGCGGTTTTCATACCCGTGGCCGGCAGCCGCCCGGACCCGGCGAAGGATCCGGCATGACGATCCGTGTGCTCATCGTCGACGACCAGATGATGGTCCGTGAGGGTTTCTCCGTCCTGCTGAACGCGATGGACGGTATCGAGGTCGCCGGGGAGGCGGTGAACGGGCGGGAGGCCATCGCCCAGGTGGCGGCGCTGAGGCCGGATGTGGTGCTGATGGACATCCGGATGCCGGAGATGAACGGCCTGGAGGCCACACGGGAGATCGTGGCCGCCGACACGGACGCGAAGGTGCTGGTCCTGACGACCTTCGACCTCGACGAGTACGTGTACCAGGCACTGCGGGCCGGCGCGTCCGGCTTCCTCCTCAAGGACGCCTCCGCCCGCCAACTGGCCGATGGGGTGAGGGTGGTGGCCGCCGGGGAGGCCCTGTTGGCGCCTTCCGTGACCAAGCGGCTGATCACGGAGTTCTCGAAGTTGTCGGAGACCCGGACGCAGGTGGGCTCGGCAGGGGTCACGGAGCTGACGGAGCGGGAGACCGAGGTACTGGTGCTGATCGCACAGGGGTTGTCCAATGCGGAGATCGCGGATCGGCTGATCATCGCCGAGTCCACCATCAAGACGCACGTGAGCCGGATCCTGGTCAAGCTGGGACTGCGGGACCGCACACAGGCGGCGGTGTTCGCGTACGAGACCCGGCTGGTGACCCCCTCTTAGGGAGTGCGGAAAAGTTGTCCACAGCTGTGGACAACTTTTCGGACGGGCGCGGATCAAGGAATTTCGGGGCTCAGGCCGCCAGGTCCCGGCGGCGCAGGGCGGCCAGGGCAGCGGCCACCAGAGCCGCCGCCAGCGCGGTCAGGATGAGCAGAGGAGCCCAGGTCAGGGGCTCGGAGCCGGGGATCCGGGGCAGGCGGGCGAAGGGGGACAGGTCGAGGACCGTCCGGGGGAGGTTCAGTGCGGGGCCGATCCAGCCGAGGGTCAGCGCGGCCCCGGCCACCGCCCAGCCGGCCGACGCGTGGCCGGGGACCACGCCGTACAGGAGGGCCGCGACGGCCCCGATCACCCACACCGCGGGGAGCTGCGCGAGGGTGCCCCCGACGGTCTGCCCGAGGGCCCCGCCATGACCGAGGCCCAGGCCGAGCCCGCCGAGCAGCAGGATCAGCGCCGAGCCGCCGAAGGCGACGGCCAGGTGGCCGGCGGCCCAGCGCAAGCGGCCGACGGAGTGCGCCAGGACGGGTTCCGCGCGCTGCCCCGACTCCTCGGCGCCCAGGCGCAGTACCGCCGACACAATGAAGAGGGCGGCCACCAGTCCCAGCATCCCGGCCATCGTCGCCAGGAAGGCGTCGGTGAGGCCCGCCGGGCCGCCCGCGCCGCCCATCCGCTCGATGATCTCCCGGGTCTTGGCGTTGTCGCCGACCAGCTCCGTGGCCCCGTCCGCCATCCCCCCGAACACCGCTCCGGCCGCCAGGAATCCGAGGCTCCAGCCGAGCAGCCCGCCCCGCTGCAGCCGCCACGCGAGCGCACCGGCGCCGCCGAGCCGCCCCTCGGCCGGGCCCGGGCGGACCGCCAGGAAGCTCATGCCGAGGTCGCGGCGGCCGGCCAGCGCGTAGGCCGCGGCCGTCTGGACCGCGAAGGCCACCGCGAACAGGGCCAGCACCCACCAGCGTTCGGCCGCGAAGGCCCGTACGTGCTCCAGCCAGCCCAGCGGTGAGATCCAGGTCAGCACCGACGCACCGTCCGCGGAGCCCGCGTCGCCCGCCGCGCGCAGGACGAAGGCCGCCCCGAGCAGCGCCCCGGCGAGCCCC
Protein-coding sequences here:
- a CDS encoding ABC transporter permease; translation: MKHRQLAGTGALLRLALRRDRLMMPVWILGVAALVLSLPASLESVYATPAERARVLATMNANGSLRALYGPAFGDSIGALTAWRGGVFAGLLAGVMSLIVVIRHTREEEETGRQELLSAAMVGRRAPLTAALLAALVANALVALLVTSGLAGRGAGGGSGGGAGGALALGLGIGATGMLFASAAAVTAQLTESARSAKGLAGALLGAAFVLRAAGDAGSADGASVLTWISPLGWLEHVRAFAAERWWVLALFAVAFAVQTAAAYALAGRRDLGMSFLAVRPGPAEGRLGGAGALAWRLQRGGLLGWSLGFLAAGAVFGGMADGATELVGDNAKTREIIERMGGAGGPAGLTDAFLATMAGMLGLVAALFIVSAVLRLGAEESGQRAEPVLAHSVGRLRWAAGHLAVAFGGSALILLLGGLGLGLGHGGALGQTVGGTLAQLPAVWVIGAVAALLYGVVPGHASAGWAVAGAALTLGWIGPALNLPRTVLDLSPFARLPRIPGSEPLTWAPLLILTALAAALVAAALAALRRRDLAA
- a CDS encoding response regulator transcription factor gives rise to the protein MTIRVLIVDDQMMVREGFSVLLNAMDGIEVAGEAVNGREAIAQVAALRPDVVLMDIRMPEMNGLEATREIVAADTDAKVLVLTTFDLDEYVYQALRAGASGFLLKDASARQLADGVRVVAAGEALLAPSVTKRLITEFSKLSETRTQVGSAGVTELTERETEVLVLIAQGLSNAEIADRLIIAESTIKTHVSRILVKLGLRDRTQAAVFAYETRLVTPS
- a CDS encoding sensor histidine kinase, which codes for MTETTSGATPRTPEIRLASGFVQSLRQALITDAFAYRPLAPMRTDGPLTRRLPKRIRVEAAHLPHATVCLIAFLVVVFTSITTGLPQAAALVMGLLAAAPIAMTLVRPLGAFWVAVAVTMVFSVISGSDPNWPWIPATFFSYLATVTLVAMRSSPRTAGWMWVVTLSIGIGTSIVLGHGQSINVGPMAFASALALLAVSIRNIRKQAEQEVTAQQEVTAVERDRRTLLEERTTIARELHDVVAHHMSVVAIQAEAAPYRVKNPPPELEAAFVTIRENAVAALTELRRVLGVVRSADYEAPDAPQPTLASLDGLLANVREAGLSVDKTVTGAVRELPPGVELSAYRIIQEALSNTLRHAPGASAGVEVSYVLGGLGLRIVNEAGTGDVRPSPGAGQGVTGMRERVAMLEGEMTAGELASGGFEVAVFIPVAGSRPDPAKDPA